The Pogona vitticeps strain Pit_001003342236 chromosome 6, PviZW2.1, whole genome shotgun sequence genome contains a region encoding:
- the LOC110082603 gene encoding cathelicidin-related peptide Oh-Cath — MESGWALLLFLGAIRAGGTSLLAPLSYEEALASAVQLYNEAEDNSFTFQLLKAEARPDWKPPAETPQSFKFSIKETVCRSFENLDVSRCDFKENGVVKDCSGSYTFQRKPLTIRTKVLCNDI, encoded by the exons ATGGAAAGCGGCTGGGCATTGCTCCTGTTTCTGGGGGCGATCCGTGCGGGTGGCACCTCGCTGCTCGCTCCCCTGAGCTACGAGGAAGCTCTGGCCTCGGCAGTCCAGCTGTACAATGAAGCAGAAGACAACTCCTTCACCTTCCAGCTTCTCAAAGCTGAGGCCCGGCCGGACTGG AAACCTCCTGCTGAAACTCCCCAGTCATTTAAATTCTCCATCAAAGAGACAGTCTGCCGTTCCTTCGAGAATCTTGATGTCAGCCGGTGCGACTTCAAGGAAAACGGG GTCGTCAAAGACTGCTCTGGATCCTATACTTTTCAGAGGAAGCCCCTTACGATCCGTACAAAGGTTCTGTGTAATGACATCTAA